In Hyphomicrobium denitrificans ATCC 51888, the DNA window GGCCCCGGACCTTGCGGTCCGAAGTGCGGCGGTTCGGGTTGCGCTCACGGCTCTTGCGAGCCGAAATGCAGATGCCTTGCGGCGTCCGCACTCTCGACAATCGTGAAATTGCCGGTCCTGCGAAGGGTGCTTTTTTGCGGTTTCCGCTTGTTTTTCAAAAGCATAAGAACCGCCACGGCATGCCTCGCCGGGCGGCTCTGGGAGGGTTTATACGGAAATGCTGCGGAAATCGCAACATCTTCAGCGGGCATGCGATTTCTGCCACGCAATCTCATGATTTTCTCGCCGGAACGGGAAAGTCACGCTCGTTCCTGCTGAACCAGATAAAACGCTTCCGCGTTGGGAGCGCAGACGCCGAAAAAGGCGTCGTGGGGCGAGGGAGATGCAACCGTGAGAGAAATCATCGATCAGATTGTCAATCTGCTGCAGCAGGGGATCACCGCGATCTTCAGGTTCATCGAACTCGTCTGGCAGTGGTCGTTCGGGCAGATGGTGACGATTTTCCGGTCCGACTGGCAGTCCTTGCCGGTCTGGAAGATCGCGGTGCTCGCGATTGCGGTGATCGCGATCGTCTATGTTCTCTATCGCGGCTTTTTTCAGCTCTGGCGCGCGGCGGAACAGATTTTCCGAGCGTTCGTCGATCTGCTGATGGTGTTGATCTCGGTGCTGCCCTACGTGCTGATCGCCGGTCTCATCGCGGCTGGCGGCAGCTACGTGATCCAGCACGTGAATCTCTAGAGGCGATCACGTTCAGCGGCACGGAGGCTCAACCTGCGGGTGAGTTCGCCGGATTTGCGGTGAACACGATGTGCCGTCTCGCGAAGTACAGCGCGATGAAGCAGAGAAGCAGCGCCGCGGTCTTGCTCTCGACCGCGGACAGTTTCAGCACGTGCACGCCAAACCACACCACAACGGCGGTGATCAGCAGGCCGATGAAGCCGGTTCCGACGAATTCCATGAATAAGCGGTGCTGGCTTTTGTGCGAGGTGTCGACGGTGAAAACGTATCGTTTCGACAGTAGATAATTGACGATGACGCCCGCCGAATAGCCGATGACGCTTTGAACGACGGGCATGCCGAAGAGGTGCGTCAGCGTCAGCAGAAGCGTGTAGTCGACGACGGTCGAAACGATGTTCGTGCCCGTGTAGCGCAGCAGGTGTTCGGCTTTGGCTCGCATGAGATGGCTTTTGCTCGGTACGTCGCCGGTCGGGGAGGCTGGCCCTCAAATCATCAACGCATGATCTCTTAAACCGGGTTGCTCGTTCGCGTCTGCGCTATTTCGACCGGGCAGGGCGGGAGTTCAAGGAGCTTGCAACTATCGGCAACATCATACTTGCCGCTCGTTGCGCCTGATTTCGCCTTAACGGGTGTTGCAAGTTTCAACTTGGAGCGAAGATACACGGACTGATCGCCCTGGTCCGAGAGACAGTCCGATGAAACTCGATCCGTTTGTCGCGACGATTTTATCCCTGGCGGCGTTTCCGACGTTCCTCATCAGTGTCCGCTCCGCGAGCGGCTGGCGCGCCGGCGTTGTGTTCGCGGCTTTCTATCCGGCTTTGGTGCTGATCGTCGGCGCGTTTATGATTGCGACCTTCATAACGCTGGCGTCGCTCGGGATCATCGATCTCGACTGACGCCATATCACCAATTTGTATATCGTTATTCACGGGTCATTCAGGCGTCGGCTGCGAAGGTCCGGAGCGCTCAACGCCTTGTGCGCCATCAGTTAACGGAGCTTTTTCATGCGCATTGCAACGCTTTCCGCGGCCGTTGTCGTCGCGGCGGGACTTTCCCTCGCAGCAGGTGCCCCTGCCCAGGCAGCGCCAGTTTCGGCCCCTCAGCAGACGGGCATCAGCCAGTCACTCGTTCAGCAGGCTCAGTACTGGCGTCGTCCGGGCTGGCGTGGCGGCCGTTGCGTGAAATGGCGCAACATCTGCGCTGATCGCTGGGGCTGGGGCGGTCCGCGTTTCCGCCGCTGCATGATCAGAAACGGCTGCTGACGGCCGGCTTTGGAGCGAGCAGCCGCGCAACTGCTGCTGCTGCTCGTTCCTCGAGCCGTTCCGCATTTCGTTGAACAGCGGATCGACTCTCGGTCCTTGCTTTGTCGTGGCATTATCGTGCTTCTCACCGGAAAACCGGTTTCCATTTTTCCGGAAGCACTTAATGTTCCTTGTTCATCCGCCGAAGCCTGTTGGCGAGCAGGCTCATGACCCGAAGAGCGAATTCGGGGTCGTTTCGGATGACAGCGAGAAATGTTTGCTTGTCGATTTGCACGACTTCGGTCGGCTCGGTAGCCATCGCGGCGGCGCTGCGACGACCGTCGTCTATCAGCGCCAATTCGCCGAAAATACCCCCGGCGCGCACGTTTTCGAGGACCGTGCCGTAAGTGATGACGTCGACGCGTCCTGAGCGGACCATGTACATCGCGTCAGCAGCATCGTCCTCGAGGAAGATTTTCTCGCCGGCCTCGAAGAAGCGGTACGGCGCGCCGATTTGATCCAATATGGAAAAATCAAACGGGCTGTCCTGGTTCATAGCTTCCGCTCCACTGCAGGCCAGACAAAACTAGAGCCCTGCTCATGGCCGAGCAAGGCTCTCGATTGCGTTCGCTGGATTGTCCGTGAACCGCTGCGTGGGGCGGGGATCATTCACCCCGCCGCGGGCGGTCATTTCGGAGCGAGAACCATGACCATCTGCCGGCCTTCAAAGCGTGGCTCGCTTTCGACTTTGGCGATGGCTTCGGTATCGACCTTGACGCGCTGAAGCACGGCCATGCCGAGCTGCGAATGCGCCATCTCGCGGCCGCGGAAGCGAAGGGTGATTTTCACCTTGTCGCCTTCTTCGAAGAAACGTTTGATGGCGCGCAGCTTGACGTCGTAATCGTGATCGTCGATGCCGGGTCGCATCTTGATTTCTTTCAATTCGACGATCTTCTGGTTCTTACGCGCCTCGGCGGCCTTCTTCTGTTCCTGGAATTTGAATTTTCCGAAATCGAGAATCTTGCATACCGGCGGCTCGGCATCCGGCGAGATCTCTACGAGATCAAGTCCAACATCCCCAGCACGGGCGAGGGCATCGAATTTGGCGATGACGCCGACGTTCTGTCCGTTCTCGTCGATGAGACGAACTTCCCGGGCCCGGATTTGATCGTTGATGCGGGGCCCTTGGTTTTCCCGGCTCTGGGGCTCGGGTCGCATAGGTCTACGGATGGGGCATTCTCCTCTACTGTTTCGCGAATTGGACGCAACTCTACATGCCGAGCACGCAGATTCGAGCATCCCGGCGCAAGATTCTTAAGGCGCGGTGTAAAGTCAAGTCTTATCGGGTGAATACAACGCTCCTTAAAAGGGGTTCAAGCTTAATCCATAAAACGTCACAATCGGGCGGCTATGTCCGCCCACTAGCTATTGGATTTTCAGATGCAATCGGACGGCCGTTCGGCGGAACCCCTCAAGGGCCTACTCATTTCCGACGGCCGCCCAGGGAATTATCACCTGGCGGAAGGGTTGGTCGCGGCAATCGAGCGCCTGCGGCCGGTCGAGGTTACGCGGCTCGAAATATCGCAGCGTAGATGGACGCCGACGCGCTTCCTGGCATTTCTCAGCAACCGGGGCGTTCGTCCCGAGGTTGTGCTGCGGCTCGGATACGGACTGACGCCCGACGCCGTAAGCGGGGCCGACTTTGTCGCGTCGGGGGGCGGCGACACCCTTGGCGCGAACGTTGCGTTTTCACGCCTCTTCGATGCGCCGAATTATTTCTACGGCTCGGGCAAGCATTACGACGTCAACAATTTCGACCTCGTGTTCACGTCTCACGCCAAGGTCGCGACCCATTCGCGGCACGTGCGGACAATGAAGCCAAGTCCGATCGATCCGGATTCCATGATCCAGCCGGCGCTGTCGCAAAGCCAACCCCCGGCGCTGATCGGCGTTCTGATCGGCGGCAACACGTCCAGCATCACGTTTTCGGAATCCGATCTGGCGCGGCTCGTCGGCTTCATGCGCGATATGCATGCGACGACGGGTACGACGTTCTACGTCTCCAACTCGCGGCGAACGCCGCAGAAGTTGAGCGACGCGCTCGTCCGGCTCGCAGAAGAGAGCGATAGCGCGATCCATCAGTATATCGACGTGCGCTCGTCCGGAAATGGCACGCTGCGCGCGCTCTATGCGGCTTCGTCGGCGATCCTGTGTACGGCGGACAGCAGCTCGATGGTCTCGGAGTCGGTATGGCTGCGCCGTCCGACGATCGCCATCACGCCGAGTGTTTTCAGTCTCGACGCGAGCGAACTCGAATATCGCGGCTTCCTCGAAAGCAACGGTTGGCTGCATACCATGCGCATCGCCGATCTTGCGCCGAACGCGGTGCTGGCGAAGCTTCGTTCGATCAGGCCGCTCGTCGAAAACGGGCTCGATCTCCTGGCAGACGTATTCCGTCAGCGTCAGCCGGGGCTGCTTACGCCAACGCGCGTGGCCGATGGTTCGCGCGTTAAGGCATAAGCTTCTGCGGCCGCAGTTCGAGCGGTTCTCTTTATTGCGTTTCAGTATTCCGCGGCTGCTTTGTCGGTTCGAGGCGAACCGTTGTAGCTGTTTGGCGAGGTCTGCTGGAACAGCACCATGAGCGTGTTGCGAACGCCCTTGAAGTTGCTCAATGTCTCGCGTCCGTGCCAGCTTTGTTTGTCGCGAGAGTCCGAGACGGCAAAGCCGTAGCCGCTGTTGGGACGGAATTCGAAGCGCTTCAACTCTTCAAAAGAGCTGCCGAATAATTTCTTGTGGCGGCGATAGACCGATGTGCCGAGATCCATCTGGCTCATGTCTGGCGCGAGATAGAACTGAGTTGTGACGATCTTATTCAAGCCATCGCAGTGCGGCTTGATCTTGTAATCCTCGGTGTCGCGCACCAGACGAACTTCATACGCGCATGCCTTGTCCACGACGGCGTCTTTCGAGATGCCGAAGCGCTTGGTGAGATCCGGCGCGAGTTTTGCGAATGTCGCTCGGCGATATTCTGGGCGCGTCACGACGTCGACGAGGTCGCGCCAGACTTGCTGCGACTTTGGCGGCAGCTTGGCGATTGCGTCTTCCGTCAGATGAAACTGATCGCGACTGCTCTCTCCGTCCGGGCGAACGTAGAGGCGCATGTTCAGCGGCTCATAAAGTTTCGGATCAGGGAAGTTCGCGAGCATGTCCGCATAAAAGTCATCGGGAAACCAACCGGCGCCGTAATAGTGGCAGTAGGGATCGGTTTCGAGCGGAACGCTGTGAAGCTTTGCGATCATGTGATCGAAGATTCGATCGGCGCGCGTGTTCGCTACGAGATGGCTTTCTGCAAACTGCGTTTCGGGCATTGCCATAACAAGCTGTCTCCCCTGAAAGCTCTCAACAGTGCGCCTGCTGGCGCGACGGTGGAACTTGCAGACCTGCTTGTGGGCGATTTCATGGAATGTGCGCGGAAAGTGCGCGATTTCTTGCGCGCTGTTCCCTAACGTACAATGCCGCGAATTCGTTTGCGCTTCATGGGCTTGCAGTTGTGTCGGCGGCTACTGTTTCTCAATTGCCACGGGCAAAAGTGAGCTGCATCGACGTTTTCAGCAGCTCATCGTACACGGCGAGCGTCAGGCGCTGCATTTTGAACGTTGAGAACATTTCCATCACGTGTCTGCGGGCGCGTGCGCCGATTTCGGCTCGTGCCGCGTCGCCGAGCGAGAGCGCTTCAAGCAGTACGCTTTCGTAATTGTCGATATCGCCAGGTGCGACGAGCCATCCTGTTCGATCACTCGCAGCAACGCGCGGCGGTGCGAGTACGGTTTCGGGCGGCGCTCCGATGTTGGTCGAGATCACGGGACACGCCATCGCCTGCGCTTCTGCAGCGGCGCGGCCGAAAGCCTCTGGTTCGTTCGATGCAACGAATGCGATATGCGAGGCTGAGAAGGCTGCGGGTATATCATCGACGTGGCCGACGAGGCGTACGATACCTTCGAGCCCCGTGCTCGCGATCTGGTCCAACAGTCCCTGGCGATAGTCGTCGCGGCCTTGGGCGTCGCCCGCGAGAATGAAAACGCAATCACGGACCTTGTCGCGAATGCGCGCGGCGGCTGCGATGACGTCGCCCTGGCCTTTCCATTTGGTCAAGCGCGCGGCGTGCAGAACGATGCGCTGGTCGTCGGCCACGCCCCACTTGTCGCGCAATTTTTTAACGCGCTCCGCCGAAACGACTGCGGGATCGAACGCATCGAGATCGACGCCGCGATAAATGACGCGGATGCGCTCCTCCGGAGTGGCGTAGCGCTTCTTCACGATGTCGGCGGTGTAGCGAGAATTTGCGATCACGATATCGCCGCGCGCCATGACACTATTATAGAGGCGCTTGGCGCGGCCTTTCTCATTATAAATGCCGTGATACGTCGTGACGAACGGCAGTTTCGCGCGCCGCGCTGCGATGAGCGCGCTCCACGCCGGTGCGCGGCTTCGCGCGTGAATGAGGTCGACGTTCTCCTTGCGCGCGATGCGTTCGATCGCGGTGGCGTTGGCAAGAAGCTTCATCGGATTTTTCGTCGCTGCAGGGAAGATCACCAACTCGCCGCCGACTGAGGCAAGGCGATCTGCCATGCGTCCGCCCTCGCTCAGAACGATTGCGCGTCCGCCTGCGCGAACGACGGCGGCGGCGATCTCGATCGCCGACAATTCGGCGCCGCCGGTGGCGAGTTCCGGAATGATCTGCAATATGGTAGGGCGCTTCAGGCCCATGAGCTCACGGCCCATGAATCGCTCCAATCGAAATGACGAGGTTGTTTAAGGTGCCAGGCGACGAACCGCAAACGCTGATCGTTGGAGACGGCAAGGGACAGCGCCGCATCGCCTATCGCACGGCGGTCTCCGGCACCGCAAACGCGACGGGGCTGTTCTGGCTTTCCGGCTTTATGTCCGACATGGCTTCGACGAAGGCTGTGGCCGTTGCGGAATGGGCTGCGGCGCGCGGGCTTTCCTCGACGCGTTTCGATTACTCGGGGCACGGCGTCTCCGATGGGCCGTTTACGGACGGGACAATCGGACGCTGGCTCGAAGAAGCCTGTGCGGTGTTCACGCGCGTCACGTCGGGCCCGCAGGTGATCATCGGGTCGAGCATGGGCGGGCATATCGCGCTGCTGCTTCTGCGCAAGCTTGTGCGCGAGCAGCCGGCGGATGCTCAGCGCGTCAAAGGGCTGGTTCTCATCGCGCCCGCGTGGGACATGACGGAAGAGCTGATGTGGAAGCGCTTCGGCGATGAAGCGCGGCGCGCCATTCTCGAACGCGGCGTATATGAGCAGCCGTCGGCTTATGGTTCGCCGTATCCGATCACGCGCGGGCTGATCGAGGATGGTCGCAAGCATCTTCTGGCGCGCGAGCCGTTCGATCCGGGACGGCCGATCGCGATCCTCCAGGGGCTGCAGGATCCGGATGTTCCGGCTGTGCATACGCGCGAGCTAACGGAATTTCTAACCGGCGGTCATGTCAAACTCGTCGAGATCGCGGACGGCGAGCATCGTCTCTCGCGGCCGCAGGATCTGGCGTTGCTGTTCGATGAAATCGGCAAGCTCATCTAGCGGCGACGCCGTTATTTGCCGTCGGCGGAATTGTCGTTGTTGCTGTCTTGCAGACCTTCCGCGACGGCATCCTCGAGCGCCGATGCTCCGACCTGTTGTGCGGTCATTTCAGGCACGACCCACATGCGGAATGCGTGGGTTACAAGCGCATTATCGCACGTCAGATCGCCGTTGAGCTTCCGGCATGTGGAATCTGCGGCAACGGTATAGGCGCCATCGGAAACGCCGCGGCTTTCTCCGACCTCGACGACCTGGATCTGGGTTTCGGGTTGAAACGCGACGTTGCGAAATGCGCAGGCGGATTTGCCGCTGCAAGAGTCGCCGGTTGGCGTTTCCGTCGTCTTGAGCGCGACGGCCTCGGAGCGCGGCATCGGTTTGGCGGGCGAATCCAAGCCGTTCGAAATCCAGCATTGCTGGTCGAAGCAGATGATCGGATCGGATTTCACGTGCGCCTGCTCGGTGTCGTCCGGATCGAGCACGATCAGCACGGTCGCACGCGTGTCAGGACGTGCGGGCACAGCGTCCGGCACAGTTGCTGCTTTCGTATCGGCCGTTTGACGCCGCTGGATCATAGCCGGCTGAGCGGGAGCGACCGGTTTCGCGGCGGGTTCGGTTGTTTGTGGCGGCGCCGGAGGCGGATTAACGATGGGTTCCGGCGCTGCGGAGGGAGCAGGCTGCGCGATCACGAGCGGAGCGGGCTCTGCAATTACTTTGCGGCGCTCGGCTTGCTCGGCCCGTGCGTTTTCAAGCATCTCCGTTTCGTAGTCGAGGCCGGGTGCCGTCGGCTCCGATTTTGTGATGCGCGCAGGCTTCGGCTTGGCGCGCGGCGGCGCGGGTGCCGCTCGATCGGCATCAATGAATTTCTGCGCGATGGCCTGCGCCGGATCGATGGGTTCGGCCGCTGCCGGGCGCGATGATAGGGGCGACGCTGCCAGCATGGTCAGCACGGTGCTTATGACAACGATAGCCCGCATAATAATTCGCCCGCATTCGAAACGCCGGCGCTCGAAGTGCGCGGCGTCGATGAGAGCATATGTATGCCTCATTCCGGCGGAATGGCGGAGAACGTGTGACGATCGTAAAAAATTCGGAATTATGAAGTGGCGATGGCTTTAAGGCCTTCGATGTAGGTGGGATATGCGAGCTTGACGCCCAGGTCGTTTTTCATGCGCGCATTCGAGACTTTTTTGCTTTCGGCGTAGAAGCTGCGCGCCATCGGCGACAGGCTAGCGTCGGTCGGATCGGTGGCTGGCGGGCAGGGGACGCCTAAAATTTCCGCGCCGTACGCAATGACGTCCTGAGGCGGGGCGGGCAAATCATCGGTGACGTTGAAGACGTGAATGCCGGAGGCAAGCCCGAGGGCGGCTTCGGTTGCAGTTGCGATGTCGTCGACGTGGACGCGATTGGTGACCTGGCCGGGTTTGAAAATCCGGCGGGCTTTGCCTGCGCGGAGCTGGTCGATGGCGCTGCGGCCCGGACCGTAAATTCCGGGGAGGCGCAGGACGACAATCGTCTTGCCGCTCGCGCGGCCAAGTTCGATCCAGGCGTTCTCGGCGTCGAGGCGGCGCTTGCCGCGGTCCGTGACGGGCCCCGGCGGAGTCGTTTCGTCGACCCATTCACCCTTTGAATCGCCGTAGACGCTGATCGAAGAAAAATATCCGATCCACGCAATCGAGGGGCTCGCAGCGATGTCCGATGCGTAGACGCGGTAAGCCGGATCGCCGTCCTCGCCGGGCGGAATGGACAGCAGGATGTGCGTTGATCGGCTGAGTGCATCGGCGATGGCGGAATCGCGTTCGCGTCCGTCGAATACGAAGGCTTCGTATCCGTGCTGCTTCAAGGCTTCCGCCTTTTCAGCGGTCGTCGCAGTGCCGGAAATGCTCCAGCCTTTTGCGGCGAGGCGGCGCGAGAGTACGCCCGCGCTGTAGCCCAGGCCGAAGCAAAAAAGTCGGTTCATGCGGAATGTCCTTCGAGGGGCTGAGCCCATTCGCGCGCGACATCGGGATCGGCTTCGCGCGCTTCGTAGCGGGATTTAAAGGGTGCGAACTCTTCTTCGCGCATCAGACGTTTTGCCGACCAGATCGCCATGGCGCGAACAAGCGGAGACTCGTCTTCGAATAGCGGTGTGATCAAGCGCAGCAACGATCGATCGCCGGAGTTTCCAGCTGCGATAAGCGTGTTGCGGATGATGCGGTTGCGTCCCGTGCGTTTCACCGGCGTTCCCGCAAAGCGTTGGCGAAACGCGGCATCGTCGAGCGCCAGCAGATCGGTAAGCGGCGGGTTGTCGGTCGCGGGCTGCGCGGCGAAGCGGATCTCGGTCGCGGCGGAGGCAAATTTATTCCACGGGCAGACGGCGAGGCAGTCGTCGCAGCCGAATACGCGATTGCCCATCGGCTCGCGAAATTCCAGCGGGATATGACCTTTGTGCTCGATTGACAGGTAGGCGAGACAGCGGCGTGCATCGAGCTGATACGGAGCCGGAAACGCCTTCGTCGGGCAGATGTCGAGACAACGCGTGCAGGAGCCGCAGCGGCTGACTTCTTCGGCATCCGGTGCGAGGGCCGCCGTCGTCAGGATCGCGCCGAGAAAGAGCCAGTCGCCATGCTCGCGCGAAACAAGAACTGTATGTTTGCCCTGCCAGCCGAGGCCCGCCCTCATCGCGAGCGGCTTCTCCATCAATGGAGCG includes these proteins:
- a CDS encoding cyclic nucleotide-binding domain-containing protein, producing MNQDSPFDFSILDQIGAPYRFFEAGEKIFLEDDAADAMYMVRSGRVDVITYGTVLENVRAGGIFGELALIDDGRRSAAAMATEPTEVVQIDKQTFLAVIRNDPEFALRVMSLLANRLRRMNKEH
- a CDS encoding glycosyltransferase family 4 protein; translated protein: MGRELMGLKRPTILQIIPELATGGAELSAIEIAAAVVRAGGRAIVLSEGGRMADRLASVGGELVIFPAATKNPMKLLANATAIERIARKENVDLIHARSRAPAWSALIAARRAKLPFVTTYHGIYNEKGRAKRLYNSVMARGDIVIANSRYTADIVKKRYATPEERIRVIYRGVDLDAFDPAVVSAERVKKLRDKWGVADDQRIVLHAARLTKWKGQGDVIAAAARIRDKVRDCVFILAGDAQGRDDYRQGLLDQIASTGLEGIVRLVGHVDDIPAAFSASHIAFVASNEPEAFGRAAAEAQAMACPVISTNIGAPPETVLAPPRVAASDRTGWLVAPGDIDNYESVLLEALSLGDAARAEIGARARRHVMEMFSTFKMQRLTLAVYDELLKTSMQLTFARGN
- the queG gene encoding tRNA epoxyqueuosine(34) reductase QueG; the encoded protein is MLRDEARKLGLDAIGIARLDASGELAERLDYFLKHGRHGDMDWMEENADRRGDPNRLWPEAKSAIMIGQSYAPPDNPLDALAERDRGVISVYAKGRDYHDVVKKKIKSLARTFAAKSGADVKVFVDTAPLMEKPLAMRAGLGWQGKHTVLVSREHGDWLFLGAILTTAALAPDAEEVSRCGSCTRCLDICPTKAFPAPYQLDARRCLAYLSIEHKGHIPLEFREPMGNRVFGCDDCLAVCPWNKFASAATEIRFAAQPATDNPPLTDLLALDDAAFRQRFAGTPVKRTGRNRIIRNTLIAAGNSGDRSLLRLITPLFEDESPLVRAMAIWSAKRLMREEEFAPFKSRYEAREADPDVAREWAQPLEGHSA
- a CDS encoding SDR family oxidoreductase, encoding MNRLFCFGLGYSAGVLSRRLAAKGWSISGTATTAEKAEALKQHGYEAFVFDGRERDSAIADALSRSTHILLSIPPGEDGDPAYRVYASDIAASPSIAWIGYFSSISVYGDSKGEWVDETTPPGPVTDRGKRRLDAENAWIELGRASGKTIVVLRLPGIYGPGRSAIDQLRAGKARRIFKPGQVTNRVHVDDIATATEAALGLASGIHVFNVTDDLPAPPQDVIAYGAEILGVPCPPATDPTDASLSPMARSFYAESKKVSNARMKNDLGVKLAYPTYIEGLKAIATS
- a CDS encoding alpha/beta hydrolase, with amino-acid sequence MTRLFKVPGDEPQTLIVGDGKGQRRIAYRTAVSGTANATGLFWLSGFMSDMASTKAVAVAEWAAARGLSSTRFDYSGHGVSDGPFTDGTIGRWLEEACAVFTRVTSGPQVIIGSSMGGHIALLLLRKLVREQPADAQRVKGLVLIAPAWDMTEELMWKRFGDEARRAILERGVYEQPSAYGSPYPITRGLIEDGRKHLLAREPFDPGRPIAILQGLQDPDVPAVHTRELTEFLTGGHVKLVEIADGEHRLSRPQDLALLFDEIGKLI
- a CDS encoding ELM1/GtrOC1 family putative glycosyltransferase, whose amino-acid sequence is MQSDGRSAEPLKGLLISDGRPGNYHLAEGLVAAIERLRPVEVTRLEISQRRWTPTRFLAFLSNRGVRPEVVLRLGYGLTPDAVSGADFVASGGGDTLGANVAFSRLFDAPNYFYGSGKHYDVNNFDLVFTSHAKVATHSRHVRTMKPSPIDPDSMIQPALSQSQPPALIGVLIGGNTSSITFSESDLARLVGFMRDMHATTGTTFYVSNSRRTPQKLSDALVRLAEESDSAIHQYIDVRSSGNGTLRALYAASSAILCTADSSSMVSESVWLRRPTIAITPSVFSLDASELEYRGFLESNGWLHTMRIADLAPNAVLAKLRSIRPLVENGLDLLADVFRQRQPGLLTPTRVADGSRVKA
- the infC gene encoding translation initiation factor IF-3 gives rise to the protein MRPEPQSRENQGPRINDQIRAREVRLIDENGQNVGVIAKFDALARAGDVGLDLVEISPDAEPPVCKILDFGKFKFQEQKKAAEARKNQKIVELKEIKMRPGIDDHDYDVKLRAIKRFFEEGDKVKITLRFRGREMAHSQLGMAVLQRVKVDTEAIAKVESEPRFEGRQMVMVLAPK
- a CDS encoding GtrA family protein; translated protein: MRAKAEHLLRYTGTNIVSTVVDYTLLLTLTHLFGMPVVQSVIGYSAGVIVNYLLSKRYVFTVDTSHKSQHRLFMEFVGTGFIGLLITAVVVWFGVHVLKLSAVESKTAALLLCFIALYFARRHIVFTANPANSPAG